The following are encoded together in the Candidatus Tumulicola sp. genome:
- a CDS encoding DHH family phosphoesterase has product MIQETPRLATTAEVVAQLRKRSTFVMVSHVKPDGDTLGAGLALGLALEKLGKRVLYFQEGVVPRNLRFMPAADRVQSKLPEDLPADTLFVFCDMSDSGRAGESLPAIDRDNVLDIDHHLGNSLFGKFNYVLEKECSTGSTVMHILRELGAPLDADIATCILTAVMTDTGGFMHSNTLPDVLELGAELMRLGADKEEITEEVFLRKRVAATRLLGRIIDNMTFAHDGRYCYSYVDDEMLEQTGADGEDTEDTVNTIRGQEGVEVSALFKAIEGEIRVSLRSNGRVNVQAAAARLGGGGHFRASGLSYTGPLQDAFAAVDAALVEEGL; this is encoded by the coding sequence ATGATCCAAGAAACGCCGCGGTTGGCGACGACCGCCGAAGTCGTCGCTCAGCTGCGCAAACGCTCGACGTTCGTGATGGTCAGCCACGTGAAGCCGGACGGCGACACCTTAGGCGCAGGGCTCGCCTTGGGTCTGGCGCTCGAAAAGCTCGGCAAGCGCGTGCTCTATTTCCAAGAGGGCGTGGTTCCGCGCAATCTTCGTTTCATGCCGGCGGCCGATCGCGTTCAGTCCAAATTGCCCGAGGATTTGCCGGCCGATACCCTTTTCGTGTTTTGCGACATGAGCGACAGTGGACGGGCGGGCGAATCCTTGCCCGCGATCGACCGGGACAACGTGCTGGACATCGATCATCACCTCGGCAACTCGTTGTTCGGCAAATTTAACTATGTACTCGAGAAAGAGTGCTCGACCGGCAGCACGGTGATGCACATCCTGCGCGAACTCGGTGCCCCGCTAGACGCCGATATCGCGACGTGCATTCTTACCGCGGTAATGACCGACACCGGCGGTTTCATGCACTCCAACACATTACCGGACGTGTTGGAACTCGGTGCCGAACTCATGCGGCTTGGCGCAGATAAAGAAGAGATCACCGAAGAAGTCTTTTTGCGCAAACGCGTTGCCGCAACGCGTCTGTTGGGACGGATCATCGACAACATGACGTTCGCGCACGACGGACGCTATTGTTACTCGTACGTCGACGACGAGATGCTAGAGCAGACGGGGGCCGACGGTGAAGATACCGAGGACACCGTGAACACGATACGCGGGCAAGAGGGCGTCGAAGTGTCGGCGTTATTCAAAGCGATCGAAGGCGAGATCCGCGTTAGCCTGCGCTCGAACGGACGCGTGAACGTGCAAGCTGCGGCCGCGCGGTTGGGTGGCGGCGGTCATTTCCGCGCCTCCGGACTATCGTACACCGGCCCGCTCCAAGATGCGTTCGCCGCGGTCGATGCGGCGCTGGTCGAAGAAGGTCTGTGA
- the infB gene encoding translation initiation factor IF-2 yields the protein MATAKVRIFELAKELGLSSKELVTLFNERLGGVFEAKNQLSVVPDQIADLVRSVLLKSNPKPVSPAPSVPAAGAATVSPPAPSQAAATAVPPKPAPSAPVDAPVPRLRPVTGPAPRPARPAATQPPAGEAVAPPPAVAEVEAPTAPLIAASAPVEQTAPAGPPSDVQETPTAPVRRPIKPPAHEPIPQLRPVPAGQQSIVRRQAPPPPTTTASASPGPQTGLPGRPGVAPRPGQSLPTAPPGKPGAFVARPAGQAPATAPGRRHAGNGPFRPLAPAQRPAATPFARPGAAPGATDQTPAPSAGGSRPGDRVRSHQDKAAAKKDRETELLLEKERQRKKKGDHSAVTSPARSLEAIEIPDLLTVQELATSMIVPVKDVITELIRVGTMATINQNIPSDVAITVAKKFGFNAVVKEAGEEVKVEQEEDKPEMMTPRAPVVTVLGHVDHGKTSLLDKIRQADVAGGEAGGITQKIGAYTVERNDRKITFIDTPGHEAFTAMRARGAKVTDVAILVVAADDGVMPQTREAIAHVKAAGVPIVVAINKMDKPDAQPDRVKQQLAEQGLQPVDWGGTIEMVPVSARTGDGIAGLLDTVLLEADIRDLKANRNRRATGIVIESALHRGRGAVATVLVQNGTLRVGDIIVAGGTFGKVRALIDDKGKQVKKAGPSVPVEIMGLSDVPAAGDSLSVVSDERVARETAEKRATRRRDVRMAATGSQRVSLETFMSMPTEGKKTLNLIIKADGQGSLEALRSRMESLSTDNVDIRVIHGGVGAISPNDVNLASASNAVLIGFNIRPDETARRLAENEGVDLRFYQVIYEIEEDLKKAMRGLLAPIEREVALGRAEVRQVFKVSKVGTIVGCYVTSGKIGRNNKARVVRDSVVVFDGEVESLRRFKEDVREVAEGFECGIQIAKFQDLKEGDVIEAFTIEKVAAELVRA from the coding sequence TTGGCTACGGCAAAAGTACGGATCTTCGAGCTCGCGAAGGAGCTCGGGCTCTCATCGAAAGAGCTGGTCACGCTGTTCAACGAGCGGCTGGGCGGCGTCTTCGAAGCAAAAAATCAGTTGAGCGTGGTGCCCGATCAGATCGCAGATCTGGTACGCAGCGTGCTGCTCAAATCCAACCCGAAGCCGGTATCGCCGGCGCCATCCGTTCCGGCGGCTGGCGCGGCGACCGTCTCGCCGCCGGCGCCGTCCCAAGCGGCTGCGACCGCGGTCCCGCCCAAGCCCGCACCGAGCGCGCCGGTCGATGCACCCGTTCCGCGTCTGCGTCCGGTCACTGGACCCGCCCCTCGTCCGGCCCGGCCTGCAGCAACGCAGCCGCCGGCCGGCGAGGCTGTTGCGCCGCCGCCCGCAGTTGCCGAGGTTGAGGCTCCTACTGCTCCGCTGATTGCAGCTAGCGCACCCGTCGAGCAAACCGCTCCTGCCGGGCCGCCGTCGGACGTGCAGGAGACGCCTACGGCACCCGTCCGCCGCCCGATTAAACCGCCGGCGCACGAGCCGATCCCGCAATTGCGCCCGGTTCCGGCCGGCCAGCAATCGATTGTCCGGCGCCAGGCTCCGCCGCCGCCAACGACCACTGCATCCGCATCACCCGGCCCGCAAACCGGTTTACCCGGCCGTCCCGGCGTGGCACCTCGACCCGGCCAATCGCTGCCAACGGCCCCTCCGGGTAAACCGGGAGCGTTCGTCGCGAGGCCCGCCGGTCAAGCGCCGGCCACCGCTCCGGGACGCCGGCATGCCGGTAACGGTCCGTTCCGGCCGCTCGCGCCGGCCCAGCGTCCTGCTGCCACCCCGTTCGCGCGTCCGGGCGCCGCTCCAGGCGCAACCGACCAAACGCCCGCACCGTCGGCCGGCGGCAGTCGTCCCGGCGATCGCGTGCGGTCGCATCAGGACAAAGCCGCCGCAAAGAAAGATCGCGAAACCGAACTGCTGCTCGAAAAAGAGCGTCAGCGCAAGAAGAAGGGCGACCACTCCGCCGTCACCTCGCCGGCGCGCTCCCTCGAGGCGATCGAAATTCCCGACTTGCTCACGGTGCAAGAACTTGCGACCTCGATGATCGTCCCGGTCAAGGATGTGATCACCGAGCTCATCCGCGTGGGCACGATGGCGACCATCAACCAGAACATCCCAAGCGACGTCGCAATCACGGTCGCGAAAAAGTTCGGGTTCAATGCCGTCGTCAAGGAAGCCGGCGAAGAAGTCAAAGTCGAGCAAGAAGAAGACAAACCCGAAATGATGACGCCGCGTGCGCCGGTCGTCACCGTTCTGGGACACGTCGATCACGGCAAGACGTCGTTGCTCGACAAGATCCGCCAAGCCGACGTGGCGGGCGGCGAGGCCGGCGGTATCACGCAAAAAATCGGTGCGTATACCGTCGAGCGCAACGATCGCAAGATCACGTTTATCGATACGCCCGGCCACGAAGCGTTTACGGCGATGCGAGCCCGCGGCGCCAAAGTCACCGACGTGGCGATTCTCGTCGTCGCGGCCGACGACGGTGTGATGCCGCAAACGCGCGAAGCCATCGCGCACGTCAAGGCGGCCGGAGTTCCGATCGTCGTGGCGATCAATAAAATGGATAAGCCCGATGCGCAACCCGACCGCGTCAAGCAGCAGTTGGCCGAACAGGGGCTGCAGCCGGTCGACTGGGGCGGCACGATCGAAATGGTGCCCGTCTCGGCGCGTACCGGCGACGGCATCGCCGGCTTGCTCGACACGGTGCTGTTGGAAGCCGATATCCGCGATCTCAAAGCCAACCGTAATCGCCGCGCGACCGGCATCGTGATCGAATCCGCGCTCCACCGCGGACGCGGTGCGGTTGCAACCGTGCTCGTGCAAAATGGAACGTTACGCGTCGGCGACATCATCGTCGCGGGCGGAACGTTTGGCAAAGTCCGCGCGCTCATCGACGACAAGGGTAAACAAGTCAAGAAAGCCGGACCTTCGGTTCCGGTCGAGATCATGGGTTTGTCCGACGTACCGGCAGCCGGCGATTCGCTCTCGGTCGTTAGCGACGAACGCGTCGCGCGCGAAACCGCCGAAAAACGGGCGACGCGCCGTCGCGACGTCCGTATGGCGGCAACCGGTTCGCAGCGCGTCTCGCTCGAAACGTTCATGAGCATGCCGACCGAGGGCAAGAAGACCCTCAACTTGATCATCAAGGCCGACGGACAAGGGTCGCTCGAAGCCCTGCGCTCGCGCATGGAATCGCTATCGACCGACAACGTCGACATCCGCGTCATCCACGGCGGCGTCGGTGCGATTTCGCCCAACGACGTCAACCTGGCGAGCGCCTCAAACGCCGTCCTCATCGGCTTCAATATCCGGCCCGACGAAACGGCGCGCCGGTTGGCCGAAAACGAAGGCGTCGATTTGCGCTTCTACCAAGTCATCTACGAAATCGAAGAAGACCTCAAAAAGGCGATGCGCGGTTTGCTCGCGCCGATCGAGCGCGAGGTCGCGCTGGGCCGGGCCGAAGTGCGCCAAGTCTTCAAGGTCAGCAAAGTTGGAACGATCGTCGGCTGTTACGTCACCAGCGGTAAGATCGGTCGTAACAACAAGGCCCGCGTCGTTCGCGATAGTGTCGTCGTGTTCGACGGTGAGGTCGAGTCGTTGCGTCGCTTTAAAGAAGACGTGCGCGAAGTGGCCGAAGGGTTCGAATGCGGCATTCAGATCGCCAAGTTCCAAGACCTTAAAGAAGGCGACGTCATCGAAGCGTTTACGATCGAGAAGGTCGCAGCCGAGTTGGTGCGCGCGTGA
- the rbfA gene encoding 30S ribosome-binding factor RbfA: MKQQRLAKIDHEIQRILGVLISQSLQDPRLAFVTVTRAEVSDDLQHCKVFVSVIGDRHAAQQSLEALQHASRFLRGELGRKIELRHTPDLTFIEDRSSERAIALAKTLREAAGETQA, translated from the coding sequence GTGAAGCAGCAGCGTCTCGCCAAAATCGATCACGAGATCCAGCGCATCCTCGGCGTCCTGATTTCGCAGTCGCTGCAGGATCCGCGCTTGGCGTTCGTCACGGTGACGCGCGCCGAAGTGAGCGACGACTTGCAACACTGCAAGGTGTTCGTTTCGGTCATCGGTGACCGGCACGCGGCGCAGCAGTCGCTCGAAGCGCTGCAGCACGCCAGCCGGTTTCTGCGTGGCGAACTCGGCCGCAAGATCGAACTCCGGCACACGCCGGATCTTACATTCATTGAAGACCGGTCGTCGGAACGGGCGATCGCGTTGGCAAAAACGCTGCGCGAAGCGGCGGGCGAGACCCAAGCATGA
- the nusA gene encoding transcription termination factor NusA — MPTETIPEERLIDVLHSIAKDRNIAFEMLLEALEAALLTAYKRHFGSESNAIVVVDRQSGAYKVYHRRTIVDEVADAKLEISVREAGEPYQSGDFFDEEVTPKDFGRIAAQTAKQVIVQRIREAERDTVYNKYVRKLNDLVTGTIQRYEQRNMFITLEGRDEAVMYLDEQVPGESYRINDFIRAYVLDVKRSPRGPQVILSRTAEGLVQRLMELEVPEIADGTVEIMAIAREAGSRSKVAVKSNRPEVDPVGACLGPKSSRIANVTDNLRGEKIDVIPYSSDHDSFIMKALAPAKVVEVELFEDDGVALVIVPDYQLSLAIGRDGQNVRLAARLTGWRLDIASESESAEARDRYLVERAERTADETPAEASEPVAAADDSDGVDIDADLIRKLEEFRRERLGPEEGS, encoded by the coding sequence ATGCCGACTGAAACGATCCCCGAAGAACGCTTGATCGACGTCCTGCACTCGATTGCGAAGGACCGAAACATCGCCTTCGAGATGCTGCTCGAAGCGCTGGAAGCAGCGTTGCTGACCGCGTACAAGCGGCATTTCGGCAGCGAATCGAACGCGATCGTGGTCGTCGACCGCCAAAGCGGCGCCTACAAGGTGTATCACCGGAGGACGATCGTCGACGAAGTCGCCGATGCCAAACTCGAGATCTCCGTTCGCGAAGCCGGCGAACCGTACCAGTCCGGTGATTTCTTCGACGAAGAAGTGACGCCGAAAGATTTCGGACGAATCGCCGCGCAGACCGCCAAGCAAGTCATCGTACAGCGCATTCGCGAAGCCGAACGCGATACGGTCTACAACAAATACGTTCGTAAGCTCAACGATTTGGTGACCGGAACGATCCAACGCTACGAGCAGCGCAACATGTTCATTACGCTGGAAGGCCGCGACGAAGCGGTCATGTACCTCGACGAGCAAGTTCCCGGCGAGTCGTATCGCATCAACGATTTTATCCGCGCGTACGTGCTCGACGTCAAACGTTCGCCGCGAGGACCGCAAGTTATTCTGTCGCGCACCGCCGAGGGATTGGTGCAGCGATTGATGGAGCTCGAGGTTCCGGAGATCGCCGACGGCACCGTCGAGATCATGGCCATCGCACGCGAAGCCGGTAGCCGTTCGAAGGTCGCCGTGAAAAGCAACCGTCCAGAAGTCGATCCCGTCGGAGCATGCTTAGGTCCGAAGTCGAGCCGCATTGCGAACGTTACCGATAACTTACGTGGCGAGAAGATCGACGTTATTCCGTATTCGAGCGATCACGATTCGTTCATCATGAAGGCGCTGGCGCCGGCCAAAGTCGTCGAAGTCGAGTTGTTTGAAGACGATGGCGTCGCGCTCGTCATCGTGCCCGATTACCAACTCTCGTTGGCGATCGGACGCGATGGGCAAAACGTGCGCCTCGCGGCAAGATTGACCGGCTGGCGCCTCGACATCGCCAGCGAAAGCGAATCCGCTGAAGCGCGCGATCGATATCTGGTCGAACGCGCCGAGCGCACCGCCGACGAAACGCCTGCCGAGGCTTCGGAACCGGTAGCGGCAGCCGACGACAGCGATGGTGTCGATATCGACGCGGATCTCATCCGGAAGCTCGAGGAGTTCCGCCGCGAGCGTCTTGGACCGGAAGAAGGATCGTAG